The window CCCATAAAGCCCATCAGGTAGTGGAACAGATTCTCAGCGAGAAAATCGCCGCGCAGCCTCTCCCCCCTGTTGCCGTTGAACTGCTTCGCGGCGGGTGGAGCCGCGTAATGTTCCTGGCTTACTTGAAAGAAGACACTGAACACCGTCTGAACCAATGCACCAAAGTGGTGGACGAACTGACTTGGTGCTTACAACCTCATACAGAAGTTGAAGCCAGACAGCGCTGGGTCAAAGTTGTTCCCCAGTTACTCAAAAACCTCAAAGCAGGCTTGAAAGAAGTTTCCTACAACTCAGCCAAGCTTGAGCATATGCTGGGAGAACTGAAGAAGGCGCTAACAGAAACCTTCAAGCAACAATCTATAACCAGCGCACAGAATGACGCACCCAAGCCGCCCGTACCAGTCCCAGTGGTGATAGAACAAAAACTCACCCCTGCCGCAAAAACAGCGGTAGAACGGCAAAGCGAATATGAAGACGCGGCGCTAGCGGAATATCTGGCAAAAGTGGATGAGATGGAGTGTGGAGCCTGGATTGAGTTTTCTCTGGTAAATGGCGCTCGCTTCAGATGCAAGTTGTCCACTAAGATCGAGGACTCTGACACCTACATATTCGTTAATCGCCTTGGGCTGAAAGTCGTCGAGAAGACCCGAGGCGAACTGGCTCACGAATTACGCAAAGGGCGCATTAAAGCACTGGAAGAAGGTCTCCTCTTCGACAGGGCGATGGATGCCGTTATTGGCAACCTGAGGAAGATGTCAGGCAAGGCAGCCTGAGGTGGAATAGGCCTACCCGTTTCACATAACTGACGGAAACTCATTTCTACCGCCTTAGGAAATAAGTTAAATTCACTGCAGACCTCAAGTTCTATGTATTTTATGTCTGACAGTGAATTTAACGGCGTACGCGCCGCCAACGCCATTTTCTTCTCCATCCTCGCTCACGCAGGCATACTGTTTCTACTATTCTCCATCCAACTTCCACAAAAAGAAAACTCAACAATTACAGTCACCCTTAGCGCAAGGGCGCCCACTCTCCATAAAGCCCAAACTCAAAGCAAGCCCACACAAGCCGATGCGGTAGAGGACATAGCCGACGACGCACTTCCATGGAAAGGCGCGCAACAAGAAACCTTCTCAGGAATACCTCGCAGCAACGCAAATCGCACTAACTTGAACTGGGTGAGCAACCTGTTTAAAGGCGAGCCTCCCACCGGCGACAAGAACCCCAATAAACCAGAAAGCAAAGCATATGAGATGGACGCATCCATCCTGGAGCTATTGAAAAGCCAGCCATCAACACACTCGACATTCTGGCCATACCTCGTGCGCCATTTAGCGCAAAATCGCCTCTACAACAATCAATATGAATATAGCGACCTCACAGAGCCCCGTATGGTCGTACTCAAGCTGCAATTTCAAGAATCGGGAATGCTAGTGAAAGCGGAACTTGAGAGAAGTAGCGGGGACGAGAAGCTGGACGCAGCGGCGATTCGCAGCGCATACGCCGCCAACCCCTACCAACGCCCACCTTCTACAGACAGCGTATTTGGCTACAGTTATCTAGTGCAGATCCTGTACACCCCTGCCAGCTAAGTTATAGCTGCAGGCCCAAAGCCGCATGTTCGAAATGGTTATTCTGCGACTGCAGCGCCTTTCACCATTCCCTGCAATTCGCCAGATTCATATAGCTCAGTGACGATATCGCACCCGCCAACCAACTCGCCTTTAATATAAAGCTGGGGATAGGTCGGCCAGTTAGAGTAGGTTTTCAACGCTTCGCGAATTTCTGGATGCTCCAGAATATTCACATAAGCAAATTTCTCACCGCAGGCCATCAACGCCTGGACAGTACGAGCGGAGAATCCACACTGAGGCGCATTGGGCGACCCTTTCATAAACAGAATGACAGGGTTGCTGGTCAATTGCTCTTTGATAACTTCGATGACATCCATAAACCTAACCTTTGATAACAGTCATTGAGTGATTGGTTGACTATTTTACTATGTTTTTAAGCGCTGGCGATGACGATTTAAACAGGCATCGACATAGTGCGCCAAAAATAAAGCTCTTCGCCCTTTCTGGAGCGGAAGTATACGCGAAAAGCGACGCCTCTTCAGGGACAAATAATCGTCTGTTAACCAGGAAATTTGAGCCAGATCAGGGCCTCCCCGGGCTTCGTTGCCATGTGTAACAATTATCTATACTATAGTTGTTGGAACAGGCAGCCGGGGCTGCCTTTTTGCGTTATATAGGGTTTTAAACCATATATAGAGTTTAAGGTTGTATATAAGAGGACGAAGAAAATGGCCGGTCCAACCCTGATGAATACTTATGGCAGACTGCCCATCGCCTTTACGCATGGAGAAGGTTGCTGGTTATACGATACTCAAGGCAACCGCTATTTTGACTCAGTAACCGGAATCGCCGTATGCGGGCTGGGTCATGCGCATCCCGCCGTTTCTGAAGCGGTTTGCAACCAATCCAAGAAGCTTTTGCACTGCTCCAATCTTTATCAGGTTCCTCTACAGCAACAACTGGGCGATCTATTGTGCCAAGTCGCAGGTATGGACAGTGTCTTCTTTTGCAACTCCGGCGCCGAAGCCAACGAAGCCGCCATCAAACTTGCCCGCCTATATGGCAAAAAGAAAGGTATTGAATCCCCCTCGATTATCGTCATGGATCACTCTTTCCACGGCCGCACTCTCGCAACATTGAGCGCAACCGGCAATCGCAAAGTGCAGGCCGGATTTGAACCATTGGTGTCAGGCTTCGTTAGAGCGCCATACAACGATATGAAAACCCTGGAGAATATCGCCCGCGCGAACAACAATATCGTTGCGGTAATGATGGAGCCAATTCAGGGTGAAGGCGGCGTAAACATCGCCCCGGTAGAATATCTCCATGCAGTAAGAAAACTGTGTGACTCCAAAGGTTGGCTGCTGATGCTGGATGAAGTGCAAACCGGCAATGGCCGCACCGGTACTTACTTCGCCTACCAGGACTATGGTATCGCTCCCGACGTCGTGACAACCGCCAAAGGCCTGGGTAATGGCGTACCTATTGGCGCCTGCCTGGCCAAAGGCGTCGCCTCCGAGGTCTTCCACCCAGGCTCTCATGGCTCGACATTTGGCGGCAACCCACTCGCTTGCGCAGCGGCGATGGCGGTCATCAAGACGATTCAAAGCAACAATTTGACCGAAAGAGCCCGCACTCTTGGCGAGCAAATCCTCAGCAAACTGAAGCAGGAGTTCGGTGGCGCCGAATACATCAAGGACATTCGCGGCAAGGGTCTGATGATCGGTATAGAAATGACCGAGCCTTGCCCCGAATTAGTTCCCTTGGCGCAAACCGTGGGACTACTGATCAATGTTACGTCTGATCGCGTTATCCGGTTGCTGCCGGCTCTGACCATGACGGACGTTGAAGCCGAACACCTAGTAACGACACTGGTGCGACTGATCAAGCTCTACGCTGCGGACGATCGAAAAAAACCAAGGTAGGTTTAGCCGCGCATAATGAAAGGCGACAGCCGTCGTCTTTCATTCCTTCTATATTTGACTTAAACCTACTGAAATGGCGAGTAACGCACCATGAGCATCAGACATTTTCTGACATTGTGTGACTTTTCCCCGGCTGAACTGGAATATCTGATTGAGCGGGCCATCCAGCTAAAAGCCAAGCACAAAAGCAAACTGGCCTATACGCCGATGCAAGGCCAGGTTCTAGGTATGATTTTTGAGAAGTCCTCCACTCGTACTCGAGTCTCTTTTGAGGCAGGAGCTGCGCAGCTGGGCGGCTCAGCCATATTTCTTTCGCCCCGCGATACGCAGCTGGGCCGCGGAGAACCGATTGAGGATAGCGCTCGTGTTCTGTCGCGCATGGTCGACATCATCATGATCCGCACCTTTGAACACAGCAAACTTGAACTCTTCGCCAAGTATTCCTCTGCGCCAGTCATAAATGCGCTGACCGATGACTACCACCCCTGCCAACTTCTCGCAGACATACAAACCTATGTCGAGCACAGAGGCTCTATCCGAGGCAAAAAAGTCGCCTGGATTGGCGACGGCAACAATATGTGTAACTCATACATCAATGCAGCGCGCCAATTCGGGTTTGAACTGGCGGCCGCCTGCCCTGAAGGATATGAGCCCATGCAGTCGCTAGTAGAGCAGAACGTGGACCGCGTAAAAATATTCCGTAACCCGTCCGACGCTGTCGCAGGCGCTCACTTGGTCGTTACCGACGTATGGGCTTCCATGGGACAAGAGCAAGAACAGGCTGAGCGGGAAAAGGCCTTCGCCAAATTCCAGGTTTCCCCTGAACTAATGAACAAAGCCGCACCCGATGCGCTGTTCATGCATTGCCTGCCCGCACACCGAGGCGAGGAAATCAGCACAGACATGCTGGACGATCAGCGCTCCGTCGTCTGGGATGAAGCAGAGAACCGCCTGCATGCACAAAAGGCCCTCATGGAATTCCTGCTCTACGGAAAGCAGGTTTAACATGGTGGCGAGCGCTCCCCTGCTGGAGGCCAAAGACCTCAGCTGCGGCTATGGCGATCAGGCTGTCGTATCTCACCTGTCTTTTCAGCTGAACAAAGGCGAAATAGCCAGCTTGCTAGGCCCCAGCGGCTGTGGCAAGACTACTGTTCTACGCGTACTGGCGGGCTTTCAGCCCGTCTTTGCGGGAGAGGTGAGAGTAAACGGCGCGCCTGTTTCTACACCATCCGCCACTGTGCCGACGGAGAAACGCCAAGTCGGCATGGTATTTCAGGATTATGCGCTCTTTCCTCATTTAAGCGTCGCCGCGAATATCAAGTTTGGCCTGCATAATCGTAGCGCGACGGAAGCAGACGCAAAGCTGAAAGACATGCTGGAGCTCACCGGCATGACGGC is drawn from Hahella sp. KA22 and contains these coding sequences:
- a CDS encoding TonB C-terminal domain-containing protein; the encoded protein is MSDSEFNGVRAANAIFFSILAHAGILFLLFSIQLPQKENSTITVTLSARAPTLHKAQTQSKPTQADAVEDIADDALPWKGAQQETFSGIPRSNANRTNLNWVSNLFKGEPPTGDKNPNKPESKAYEMDASILELLKSQPSTHSTFWPYLVRHLAQNRLYNNQYEYSDLTEPRMVVLKLQFQESGMLVKAELERSSGDEKLDAAAIRSAYAANPYQRPPSTDSVFGYSYLVQILYTPAS
- the grxD gene encoding Grx4 family monothiol glutaredoxin, encoding MDVIEVIKEQLTSNPVILFMKGSPNAPQCGFSARTVQALMACGEKFAYVNILEHPEIREALKTYSNWPTYPQLYIKGELVGGCDIVTELYESGELQGMVKGAAVAE
- a CDS encoding aspartate aminotransferase family protein, whose product is MAGPTLMNTYGRLPIAFTHGEGCWLYDTQGNRYFDSVTGIAVCGLGHAHPAVSEAVCNQSKKLLHCSNLYQVPLQQQLGDLLCQVAGMDSVFFCNSGAEANEAAIKLARLYGKKKGIESPSIIVMDHSFHGRTLATLSATGNRKVQAGFEPLVSGFVRAPYNDMKTLENIARANNNIVAVMMEPIQGEGGVNIAPVEYLHAVRKLCDSKGWLLMLDEVQTGNGRTGTYFAYQDYGIAPDVVTTAKGLGNGVPIGACLAKGVASEVFHPGSHGSTFGGNPLACAAAMAVIKTIQSNNLTERARTLGEQILSKLKQEFGGAEYIKDIRGKGLMIGIEMTEPCPELVPLAQTVGLLINVTSDRVIRLLPALTMTDVEAEHLVTTLVRLIKLYAADDRKKPR
- the argF gene encoding ornithine carbamoyltransferase, giving the protein MSIRHFLTLCDFSPAELEYLIERAIQLKAKHKSKLAYTPMQGQVLGMIFEKSSTRTRVSFEAGAAQLGGSAIFLSPRDTQLGRGEPIEDSARVLSRMVDIIMIRTFEHSKLELFAKYSSAPVINALTDDYHPCQLLADIQTYVEHRGSIRGKKVAWIGDGNNMCNSYINAARQFGFELAAACPEGYEPMQSLVEQNVDRVKIFRNPSDAVAGAHLVVTDVWASMGQEQEQAEREKAFAKFQVSPELMNKAAPDALFMHCLPAHRGEEISTDMLDDQRSVVWDEAENRLHAQKALMEFLLYGKQV